In the Oryza glaberrima chromosome 6, OglaRS2, whole genome shotgun sequence genome, one interval contains:
- the LOC127777950 gene encoding CBL-interacting protein kinase 24 yields MGGEEGMAAGRKKRVGRYEVGRTIGQGTFAKVKFAVDADTGAAVAMKVLDKDTILNHRMLHQIKREISIMKIVRHPNIVRLNEVLAGKTKIYIILELITGGELFDKIARQGKLRENEARKYFQQLIDAIDYCHSKGVYHRDLKPENLLLDSRGNLKVSDFGLSTLAQKGVGLLHTTCGTPNYVAPEVLSNNGYDGSAADVWSCGVILYVLMAGYLPFEEDDLPTLYDKITAGQFSCPYWFSPGATSLIHRILYPNPKTRITIEQIREDTWFKKTYVAIKRGEDENVDLDDVQAVFDNIEDKYVSEQVTHNDGGPLVMNAFEMITLSQGLDLSALFDRQQEFVKRQTRFVSRKPAKTIVATIEVVAETMGLKVHSQNYKLRLEGVSSNRMSPFAVVLQVFEVAPSLFMVDVRKVAGDTLEYHRFYKNLCNKMESIIWRPIEVSAKSALLRTATC; encoded by the exons ACGAGGTTGGGCGGACCATCGGGCAGGGGACGTTCGCCAAGGTCAAGTTCGCCGTGGACGccgacaccggcgccgccgtcgccatgaaGGTGCTCGACAAGGACACCATCCTCAACCACCGCATGCTCCACCAG ATCAAAAGGGAGATATCAATAATGAAGATTGTAAGACACCCCAATATAGTTAGACTAAACGAG GTTCTAGCTGGAAAGACGAAGATATACATAATCTTGGAGCTTATCACTGGAGGCGAATTGTTCGATAAAATA GCTCGCCAAGGGAAGCTTCGTGAAAATGAAGCAAGGAAGTACTTCCAGCAGCTTATTGATGCCATCGATTATTGCCATAGCAAAGGAGTCTATCATAGAGATTTGAAG CCTGAAAACCTGCTTCTTGACTCGCGTGGAAACTTGAAAGTTTCTGATTTTGGACTTAGCACTTTGGCCCAGAAA GGAGTAGGCCTTCTTCACACAACTTGTGGAACACCAAATTATGTTGCTCCTGAG GTGCTTAGCAACAATGGTTATGATGGATCTGCAGCAGATGTTTGGTCATGTGGTGTTATTCTCTATGTTTTGATGGCTGGATACCTTCCTTTTGAGGAAGATGATCTTCCAACACTGTATGATAAG ATTACTGCAGGTCAGTTTTCATGCCCTTATTGGTTCTCTCCAGGTGCTACATCGCTTATCCACAGAATACTCTACCCAAATCCAAAAACT CGTATCACTATTGAACAGATAAGGGAAGACACATGGTTTAAGAAGACTTATGTAGCCATTAAACGTGGTGAAGATGAAAATGTTGATCTGGATGATGTACAGGCTGTTTTTGACAATATTGAG GACAAGTACGTTTCTGAGCAAGTGACTCATAATGATGGTGGCCCTCTTGTGATGAATGCCTTCGAGATGATTACATTATCTCAAGGTTTGGATCTTTCAGCATTATTTGATAGACAGCAG GAGTTTGTCAAACGTCAAACTCGTTTTGTCTCAAGGAAACCAGCAAAGACTATAGTAGCTACAATTGAAGTTGTTGCCGAGACTATGGGTCTTAAGGTCCACTCTCAGAATTACAAG TTGCGTCTTGAAGGTGTATCTTCAAACAGAATGAGCCCGTTTGCTGTTGTTCTACAG GTTTTCGAAGTTGCTCCTTCTCTGTTCATGGTTGATGTTCGAAAGGTTGCTGGTGACACACTGGAATACCACAGG TTCTACAAGAACTTGTGCAACAAGATGGAAAGCATAATCTGGAGACCGATTGAAGTTTCAGCGAAATCCGCACTGCTGAGGACAGCCACATGCTAG